GTCCATTGTCCGACGCGACCTGCGAGCGGGACGATCCGCCACTCGAGTCGGAGACGCCGGAGGACGGTCACGTCGCTGCGTGTCACTACGTCGACAAGGTACCAGAGACGGTTCCGCTGACCCTTCAGGAGGTGAAGGTCAATGAGTGAAGACCACGTTGTCTCGCTGCGGGATGTGGAAGTGCACTTCGAGTCCGAGCAGTCGCTCCTCTCCAAGCTCAGGGGGGAGAGCGAGATCGTCAAAGCCGTCGACGGCATCTCACTGGACATTCCCGAGAACGACGTCGTCGCGCTGGTCGGCGAGAGTGGCTGCGGGAAGTCGACCCTCGGAAAGACCTCGATCGGCGTCCAGCGTCCGACCAGCGGCACGGTGACGTACAGAGGCCAGGACATCTGGAAGGCCAAGGACAAAGAAGGGACCGTCGAGATTCCGCACGACGAGATCCGTCAGTCCCTCCAGATCGTTCCCCAGGATCCGGGTGCGTCGCTCAATCCGAACAAGACGGTGCAACACTCGCTCTCGAAGCCGCTCAAGCTTCGGCATCCGGAGATGGACTCGTTCGAGCGACGGGAGCGGATCCACGAAATGATCTCGCGGGTCGGCATGTCGCCCCCGGAGGACTACGCCAAGCGGTACCCCCACCAGCTTTCGGGCGGCGAGAAGCAGCGCGTCGCGCTGATCCGGGCGCTGCTGATGAACCCCGACCTCATCCTCGCCGACGAGGCGGTGAGCGCACTCGACGTCTCCCTGCGGATCGACATGATGGATCTCATGCTCGAGTTGCAAGAGGAGTTCGACACGTCGTTCCTGTTCATCAGCCACAACCTCTCGAACGCCAGCTACGTCGCCGGGAAGTCCGACGGCCGGATCGGTATCATGTATCTCGGCGAGCTCGTCGAGATCGGTCCCATCGACGAAGTCCTGGCGAACCCGAAACATCCCTACACCAAGGCGCTGGTGTGGGCGACGCCGAACCTGGATCCCGACGCCGACGCGAAGAGCGAATCGCCGCTCCGGAAGATCGACGTTCCGGACCCGCGGAACCCGCCGTCGGGCTGTCGGTTCCACACGCGATGTCCCAAGGCGCGCGAGGCCTGTAAGGGGAACACGCCCGAAGCGGTGTCGGTCGACGGCGACGAGGACCACACGGTGACCTGCTTCCGGGAGCTCGACGATCACGAGTACTGGGACAGCCCGAAACTCGAGGACGGGCCGACTGAAACCGAGAGCGAACGGACCGCACTCGAGGACGAACCGGTTCAGTAGCGGTCTCTCCCGTTCTGCCCCGTTCCAGTACTTCTATTACGACGTCGCCGAAACAGGAGGCCAATGGATAC
This sequence is a window from Natrinema amylolyticum. Protein-coding genes within it:
- a CDS encoding ABC transporter ATP-binding protein, which translates into the protein MSEDHVVSLRDVEVHFESEQSLLSKLRGESEIVKAVDGISLDIPENDVVALVGESGCGKSTLGKTSIGVQRPTSGTVTYRGQDIWKAKDKEGTVEIPHDEIRQSLQIVPQDPGASLNPNKTVQHSLSKPLKLRHPEMDSFERRERIHEMISRVGMSPPEDYAKRYPHQLSGGEKQRVALIRALLMNPDLILADEAVSALDVSLRIDMMDLMLELQEEFDTSFLFISHNLSNASYVAGKSDGRIGIMYLGELVEIGPIDEVLANPKHPYTKALVWATPNLDPDADAKSESPLRKIDVPDPRNPPSGCRFHTRCPKAREACKGNTPEAVSVDGDEDHTVTCFRELDDHEYWDSPKLEDGPTETESERTALEDEPVQ